A portion of the Salarias fasciatus chromosome 15, fSalaFa1.1, whole genome shotgun sequence genome contains these proteins:
- the LOC115401975 gene encoding uncharacterized protein LOC115401975 encodes MAGGAGVVTRLLLLSFIGTGVNGDDCLICAERGYNIAFPCGGNVCVHLWHFSRREASDYVALVSNGEIQTSKLLDDGSKCSLPIEDLTAEDVGRHRCQQRPGAPALNLMPGKTLSLQCVLLDSSERGQCSTAPQRGISLTWVDETDAEVQEDSEHQIKRRSPCDVTLTLTRLSAPSKRLRCQMTNGGRVQTSEELWVRSTGPRGRRGGFMVERDQTVSGGRQNVIGVGVGVVGCVALAVLLVAAAVSRRQANRPPPEESLNTVSANNAVNADDVIYADIIFPVGRQAAWVPECEPTEYACVRY; translated from the exons ATGGCCGGAGGCGCTGGCGTTGTGACGAGGCTGCTGCTCTTATCGTTCATCGGGACAG gagTAAATGGAGATGACTGTCTGATATGTGCAGAAAGGGGCTATAATATTGCATTTCCATGTGGTGGAAATGTCTGCGTTCACTTATGGCATTTTAGCAGAAGAGAAGCAAGTGATTATGTCGCTCTCGTCAGTAATGGAGAAATCCAGACATCTAAATTACTGGATGATGGCTCGAAATGCTCTCTGCCTATAGAAGATCTCACAGCGGAGGATGTCGGACGTCATCGCTGCCAACAAAGGCCAG GTGCTCCGGCGTTGAACCTGATGCCTGGGAAAACATTGTCTCTGCAGTGCGTTCTCCTTGACTCCTCGGAGCGGGGACAATGCAGCACGGCGCCGCAACGAGGCATCAGTCTGACGTGGGTGGATGAGACCGACGCCGAGGTACAGGAGGACTCGGAACATCAGATAAAACGACGCTCTCCCTGTGATGtaactctcactctcactcgaCTGAGCGCCCCAAGCAAGAGGCTTAGATGCCAGATGACGAACGGTGGACGGGTCCAGACATCAGAGGAACTGTGGGTCCGATCAACAG GCCCAAGGGGAAGGAGAGGGGGATTTATGGTTGAGCGCGACCAGACAG TTTCAGGTGGAAGGCAAAATGTGATTGGGGTCGGCGTGGGCGTGGTGGGATGCGTGGCGTTGGCGGTTTTGTTGGTCGCAGCGGCCGTGAGCCGAAGACAAGCAA ACAGACCGCCACCCGAAGAGTCATTAAACACCGTCAGTGCAAACAAT gcagTGAATGCAGATGATGTGATCTATGCTGACATTATTTTCCCTGTGGGCCGTCAGGCAGCATGGGTCCCTGAGTGTGAGCCCACAGAGTATGCCTGTGTGCGATACTGA